The Ananas comosus cultivar F153 linkage group 24, ASM154086v1, whole genome shotgun sequence DNA window ataaagatcaataactccgatcttaaattgaaggatccgatcatccatttttaggacatcattcgattttgaccgttcattttatgcccacttgatggactttattatgatttcgaaaattacgaaatttactttctagaagtttcaaatactctagatcatgtttaacggtgtggatcgtcgattcggaagccccaacatcgaaaacaacttatgagtacgaagggctctatactcataagagtatagtagccctactctatatatatatatatatatatatatatatatatagagtccggctactatactattataagtacgatcgccctcgtactcataagttatttttgatgatagagcttccgaatcgacgatccacactgttaaacgttatctagagcatttgaaacatttagaaatcaaatttcataatttttcgacatcatttaccttacgatcaaaagctcacaaaattgacaatttttaacggccggtatagaatacttgctagtttaacggtgcaaaagaatccgaataggttgaatttttgatagaaaattctattcactgcctagataaagatcaataactccgatcttaaattgaaggatccgatcatccatttttaagacatcgttcgattttgaccgttcattttatgcctgcttgatggacttttattatgatttcgaaaattatgaattttattttctagaagtttcaaatactctagatcatatttaacggagtggatcgtcgattcggaagctccatcatcgaaaagaacttatgagtacgaagggcctaATACTcacaatagtatagtagcataattcatatagagttcagctactatactatcgatagtactaagccctttgtactattgagttttctaccgttagatctaccctttgatcatttcaacccgttagattatactattaaaccaaccacccactcaaccctaagggaccactatcacatcctttcatccaacggccaaaaactcaatagtatcaaagacttggtactattgatagtatagtagcataattctctctctctctctctatatatatatagagagagttgagctagaatactatcgatagcaaacgggctccgctgccacccatttgttttcgataatagagcctccaaatcgacgatcggcatcgttgaacatgatctataccacttgaagtgtttagaaatcaaatttgaaatcttttcgacatcatttgcctaatgatcaaaaggtttcaaattttgtaattttaatggtcgatatgaggcgttttctcgtttaacggtgtaaagatatccaaatcaattaaatttttattaaaaaattctttaaactatttaaaacaagatctatactattgatcttgattacaagactcctatcattaatttttaaagaatattcatttttagccattcatttttgtgtccactcgatggataagagaacaatgttgaaattgtatgaaatttgatttctaaacacttcaagtggtatagatcctgttcaacggtgccgatcgtcgatttggaggctccatcatcgaaaacaaatgggtggcaacggagcccgtttgctatcgatagtattctagctcaactctctctctctctctctctctctctctctatatatatatatatagcaggactgctatgctcttaggagcacggaggcctctatgctcttgagccgtttttgatgatggaatttatgaattgacgatcggctctgttagacttgatctagcgtatttgaagtttctagaaaataatttttttgattttttgatatcattcaTCTAGCAattgaaaaaattcaaaatcattaatttttaacggctgaaaataaaaattctataaaaagtggtgatatagcattaaaattttcgatcaaaaatattgatcttgttgtagatagtataaaaaattttgtatcaaaatttcatctgatttgaatacttctacaccattaaacttgaaaacgacagatatcaaccattaagaattttgtatcaaaatttcatctgatttgaatacttctacaccattaaacttgaaaacagcagatatcaaccattaaaaattattaattttgaatcctttcgatcactaggtaaatgatattaaaaaatcgcaaaaattattttctagaaacttcatataccctagatcaagtttaacggagccgatcgtcgatttgaaaattccatcatcgaaaacggctcaggagcacggaggcctccgtgctcctaagagtacagcagccctgctctctctctctctctctctctctctctctctctatatatatatatatatatatgacaaaacagagaaaatgaaagcaaaagCCTTAAGGTGGTAGAGGTTCAACCTGCAATAATTAGAGTCACTATTCTAAAAGAGAGGCACACCAACAAAATATTTCTATGCATTTCCATGTCTAAAATCAACATTACATTCTCAACAAATTGCACATAGATACATAAATTTGTTTCATCATAAATACTCCTAGCATACAAAACCACAAAGATTCTgtgaggaaaagtaaaaaaaaacaaacaaacaaaaaccaaaaagtcCTCAACATCATCACCCCTTTCACTATGTAAAATGAAACAGCACTTACAAAATGCTGGTATGCACCTAATAATAACTTCCATTTGTTTGCTGACACTGCAGATAAGCAGGAGGTATCTTTTGCTGTTTAATACCCCTGGGCTGTATTAAAACAGAGTCGATGCAGAGACCTCCTTTAGTATGTGTGCAATCGATCTGAGTCATTGAGAACTTGACGTTTATCGGAGCAAAAGAATCTCTTACAGCAAAATCTCCCACATGGTAATATACCCACATGCCGGGTTCCTCTAAATAACACTTGGACTGGGCTTGCTGGCCATCGGAAGTTGATAAATGAAACCACACAGGCTTTATATCCCACCCGTGGATGTGCTCGGGGCTACAAACTCGTCTACCGAGCCGCTTGTAGGCCCGGCCCAGATGAAGCCGGAAGAATAAGCTATAAGTGCCTTCTGGGAAGCCGAAGTCAATCTCTCCCCTCACTTCGAGCCACCATATTTGATGGAGATAAGCAACTGTGTGAAATCTGCACGAATTTACAATTTACGGTTTAAGTTTCACATCATTTCACATTTTTACGGATAAAGGAAAACAACTTCAAAACTGAAGTTCAGTTTGAAGATAAAATAACCACTCACTCTCTTCTTGTTCAGTTAAGGAATTAACTCAGCTCCCTAATTAGTCTACAGGGCTTATTTTTTGCAATAACGAATTACGAAATGGAACTGGATTTTAGCAAGCCAACAAACCTATTAGTGCAGGTGGATGTGAACTGCAGAAATGTATCATTGAATATGGGCCTAGTTACACTATCTGCATTGAACTTAGGGGCGTTCCACTTTCTACAATGTAGTTAGGGTTGTTTCACTTTCTACAATGTACTTCTATTTTTCCCCCACTCCCACTAAATTTCAGGTTCTATAGCAATTTCTGGACTCCATTTATAGATGGCAGAAATTTAAACTATTTCTGCTAACTACAGCTTCAATCTTCATGCAAGAACTTGCTAAGACTTGATTTGGAGGATCCTCAATCTTAGGAGATTTTTTGCTTAGCGAAAAATGGATAGAAGTAACAATGAGGAGAGTGTTAAAAGTTCAAATCCAAAATTTCTCTTCTTGTAGACTATAATGAGGGTTGCCAtgaaaataaaccaaaaaagTTTGCAAATGTCCATATCCTATAAACTTGGCTTCTTCTAAATTATCCTACAAGACCTATAAGCTTAAACGGCACTCTATCAGCATCAGTAGTAAATTGTACAGAATCGTCAACTGAGTTTCTTAGAAAGCAAAATCATCATAAAAAGAATTGCGTCAGGGATATACGAGGAACTGATACTAAGGACTAAAAAGCATGGTAGTACACCCTTCATAAATATGGTCCCAGGTAgagacaacaaaaaaaaaaaatgatgcatgTATTATGTTTTGTCCAGTTACCAATGATCTCTACTCCAATATGAAAGAGTATCTTGATCTCTTTAACTTCCAAACCTTCCCCAAGCCATTTAGCAACCGTAAGAAGACTTTAACAATTAACAAGAAAAAAGCCATATACACGGCTATAAATTACATCCACCAAATCTTTATGATAGTTTCCAAGATAGCAAgaagagaaataaataaattatttcccaagctaataaaatgaaaatgatCTCTCTTATGGccgataagaaaaaaaattaagctaacCATGTAGTATCAGACTTGAAATGACTGAATATATGTGACTCATAATGGCCAAACATTATTTGACACTTTGAAATGTAATTCCTAACTTTGGAAACTTCAAAGGAGTAAAAGTCCTGGTGTCAATATGAGCTGTTATTTTCTAGACGTCTGCACGAGAAAAATAAACAGCTGCTGCAGCTTTGTCACATTTACCAAATGCTGAAGTATAGAGTGAATAATTTTGCAACtgaccattttcttttttctcgccAATACGTAGAcgacaattttatttatttatttttcccttGCACAACAAGGGGTGTGGAAAACATGTACAAGTATATGTCATAATTTATAAACATCACAAATGTGTAGTACAGAAAAATTCCTTTAATGCAGTACACCTTCACTTATTTTCATACACAAGGATGCAATCATCAAAACTAAAGCAACTAGAGGACACATAAAAAATTGGTACTTGCAAATATATAATAGCAGTCTGCTACTAACGATAGTATGTTGTCCTGAGCTGTTTCAGAAAATAACTGAGATGATGATAGGTGGTTCATGATTGTCAATCTCATCAAGTTGTAACTGATGATGCGAATTGGCAATATTATTAAGCAGCGGTTTTGCAAATGATTGTGGTTGCCTATTATGTTGGCAACAACAAAGGTGGCCAGTAAATATGGTGACCAGGACCAGTGATGGTGGTGGCAGACTGGCAGCAGTCCTTAGTGTCAGTTGTCAGTGGCAGCAGTGGTGGCCTGACGGTCAACTGACACCAACTGGCAGTGGTGCCAATGGGCACTAGTATAGGTTATGGCGGATGGCAGAGGTCACAACCACCGCGGGTAGCAAACACAAGTGATGGTTTCAGTGGTGGCCTGATGGTCAACTGACACCAACTGGCAGTGACGGGCAATGGGCACTAGTATAGGTTATGGCGGGTGGCAGAGGTCACAACCACTGAGGGTAGCAAACACCAGTGATGGTTTCAGTGATGATATTAGCAAAAAGGGTGCCAGTTGATGGTGGCACCTAGATTGGTTGGCGTTCATAGGTGAGTGATGGTCAGTCACAAAAGCTGCTTACTTCGAGTCTGAGTCCAGTggttgtgagatccctggtgtacGGCTGTGGAGGCTTGCcaacagctctggagagtgtcgagatAAGtttgagtcgcgttggcgtgaaATGCATGCAAAACAGACCCCCCGCGACGTGAACGTAGCACTTGGCGAGAAAATCCGCAAAATTGCAGGTTttttgcttgctgtaccggtacagccatcaaggtgtaccggtacacttcagcTAGCTACACgcgggctgctctcgggttagcctctgTACTGGTACACCGACCcctcgtaccggtacaccagggtaggtaagGGGTGGTTTGGTCTTTTTCCCACTTCATTCATATcaccctttccctctctctctatttaggtTTGTGTAgagcagagagagggagctttttcttcttctcctctctctctctagctgggtTCTTGCGCACggtggagctcgggtggagtttggatttcgtcgccgacgtcgcgccgcggagtcGTTCGAGCACGTGTTTGACGCCGGGGTAGCGCGAGGAGGCTGGGCGAGCGTAGGTTTTCGCCGTTCTTGCTATCGCACCGGTGCTTGGTGTTGTCGAGGTGGGTAATTCAGCATTTCCTTTGTTTTTGGGCAAGTTCTTACTACTTCAACTCGGAATGATGTTGttgctgaaattcatcgtcgactgttagtatttcagctcgtactcgacgtaggagcatcggatttcgacgagacttggttcgttggattcgggacttcgagaagaatccacgaagcccttacttgccggatttggtgaaggttagcttggtcgaatccctTTTCTACTCTGTTGCTGCGAAATTCGGACTGAATTGGTGGATTTTGATcgtagagcttggagttagctcgaGTGCTAGACTTGGAGGGTTccagttgatccagcagggatCACTTTGGTGCGAGGCTTCGTTCGCTACCAGGAGCTAGCttcttgaggtgggttacatcagttttgactcctaagttctaatcgtcgacatgtataattttgattttggtatactctattctagctcgaattcatgaattatattgtagattgcaaatttgaatttggagcatgtggtaataagttgagtagtttatacatgttggacttggaattcgacttaggagaaaacctacgATTGGGACCcgtcacttgtttaaactgcctgatttagctctaagagtcgttataaaattgtactgtcgcagtatctttGAGACGAGTACTccgggtagtttagaatacatttacgctcgtgctggtacgccgagtggatttttacagagTCATTTCGCTGTTTCGGACTTTTGCGCCGTTGGAGTTGACGGTGGGCCCAgttcgccgttttggcgtcagattgtgccgagggcacgttacttgtttgttgttagaccagttagagtcggttacttaaACTTTGGCTTGACAGAGCCTGATTAAGCTcaacagagatacgctgcatactcggttgggtagcgcccacgagtgccactccggagacgggctttgtgctttcgcgttggtgtcgctcatgccagttggacttgctctccacggaccagttagtgtggaggtagctggatagtcacaactgggcagggacgggtgtattcacagtcccaagGACGGGTaggtttacagtcccgattggattgggtccgatttgacatttcctacagttggttagtgtagagcatgatagtgtagtgattgatagcggtagagtttacttcctgcttttcctactatcctggctcccctctgtagacttagtgggtggaccgatattgttTGGGctgcacccactgaggactacttgtttttacagtagttctcacgcccagttgttacccctgttttgcagagccacaggttccggctgctgcgccttccgcggatcaggatcgaggcaagggcgtcgcgagttagagccctacccgatgtgctgagctagaggtgcccctactgcaggtagattttttttttcgagtttatgtacatagtagacttaactcgccagtgcgagtagctctgtattttggatttggactatgtatatgaaactcagtttgtttagcttatgattctctagcagctctctactactgttcgtagtagtgttggatttacaggtacagctatcgcttcgtttacaggaaaaattttctttgtatacgacggatttgtcggcgtgctcggggaacgagacattcggggcgtgacagattaactTGGTATCAGAACTTTgctgtaggtcgttgggacctaagaaacctaagtttggcaaaccttaggaaggcaagacgtgagaggcgtaatttattgcgaaagtcaatgattatttattctaactcctagagtggagtgagtgactgaaggagttcctgttttggcctgagaaattatgttggctgcagacaacataattttggagggaaacagggtccgccttccagactttcgttgattgggtcaaaAGTGTTTGTGTTTCAACTGACCCCGATCTGTTcttttcagctatgtatcgtcgccgaggccaaccgtcgttgcgggagcgtgcGCAGTTGGCACAGGATCCTGCTAGATCTCCCGAGATGCCCGAGCAGGCAGAGCCGAGTGCACCACCAAAGGAAAGTGTACCCCCTGTTGTAGAGCAGAGGGCccgaccggaggcgagtgcatccctggatttgagtgcacagttagctgCCCTCACAGAGGTGACGAGGTAGCAGGGGGAGATGTTGCAaaggttgtgtgagagggtgGCTCAGACATCGAGTACAGTACCGAGAGCACCAGAGCAGGCCATTCCGCCTCCGACTACTCCAATGGTCGCACCAGCCGTAGCTGTACCCCCACCAGCAAAGTTTCCGGCCGCGCCAGTTGCGCCAGCTAGGGGACCGGTTTagttgacagaggccgagcaggagcggtggacagAGAGGTTGGCCCGTTTCCGCCGTTTTGATCACCGATTTTCaatggcagttgcactgaggcctggattgtcgagggatgggtcagtgcgatggagaagttatttgaggatTTGTTTATTCCAGAGGGGGAGCAGGTGtctttgggagtccattgcttggcaggtgatgcccacgtctggtggaggagagtgaggagagagcAGGGACTGGTGGCATTGCAGCTGggatgggatgagttctgtggaatgctgtttgggatgttctttcccaatNAAGTGTACCCCCTGTTGTAGAGCAGAGGGCccgaccggaggcgagtgcatccctggatttgagtgcacagttagctgccctcacagaggtgacgaggcagcagggggagatgttgcagaggttgtgtgagagggtgGCTCAGACATCGAGTACAGTACCGAAAGCACCAGAGCAGGTCATTCCGCCTCCGACTACTCCAATGGCCGCACCAGCCGTAGCTGTACCACCCCCAGCGGAGTTTCCGGCCGCGCCAGTTGCGCCAGCTAGGAGACCGGTTCAGTTGACGGAGATCGAGCAGGAGCAGTGGATAGAGAGGTTGGCCCGTTTCCGCCGTTTCGATCCGCCGATCTTTGATGGCAGTTGTACTGAGGCTTGAGTTGTTGAGggctgggtcagtgcgatggagaagctattcgaggATCTTTTCATCTCTGAGGGGGAGCAGGTGTTTTTGGGAGTCTATTGTTTGGCAGGTGACGCCcacgcctggtggaggagagtgcGG harbors:
- the LOC109728746 gene encoding F-box protein PP2-A13-like, which encodes MGAGASSMLGTEGDEGGGARRTVMADLPESCVAEVLLHLDPPEICRMARLSRTFRGAASADAIWAAKLPRNYGYLMAVALGGDDCPAKWVLTKKETYAWLCRRNPFDGGTKEFWLEKKRGGICLSISSKALSITGIDDRRYWNYIPTEESRFHTVAYLHQIWWLEVRGEIDFGFPEGTYSLFFRLHLGRAYKRLGRRVCSPEHIHGWDIKPVWFHLSTSDGQQAQSKCYLEEPGMWVYYHVGDFAVRDSFAPINVKFSMTQIDCTHTKGGLCIDSVLIQPRGIKQQKIPPAYLQCQQTNGSYY